In a genomic window of Virgibacillus sp. SK37:
- a CDS encoding TIGR00282 family metallophosphoesterase — protein MKILFIGDVVGSPGRDMVHEYLPKLKEKYRPHLTIVNGENAASGKGITEKIYKKFLEDGANVVTMGNHTWDKKEIFDFIDDAKNLIRPANFPENNPGKGIVYININGQEVAVVNLQGRAFLPPSDDPFTKIDELVTEAKQRTDIIFLDFHGEATSEKQAMGWYLDGRVSAVVGTHTHTQTADERILPNGTAYISDVGMTGPYDGILGVERDAVIKRFLTSMPVRFEITKEGRTQLNGFLVTIDKNNGKATHVERILINEDHPFFG, from the coding sequence ATGAAAATTCTGTTCATTGGTGATGTTGTAGGTTCGCCGGGTAGAGACATGGTACATGAATATCTACCGAAGTTAAAGGAAAAGTATCGCCCACACCTTACTATTGTTAATGGAGAAAATGCAGCATCTGGTAAAGGAATAACAGAGAAAATATATAAGAAATTTCTTGAAGATGGAGCTAATGTAGTTACGATGGGAAATCATACGTGGGATAAAAAAGAAATATTTGATTTTATAGATGATGCGAAGAACCTTATAAGGCCGGCTAATTTCCCAGAAAACAATCCTGGCAAGGGAATAGTATACATTAATATTAACGGACAGGAAGTAGCTGTTGTTAACCTGCAAGGTCGGGCATTTCTTCCCCCAAGTGATGACCCTTTTACAAAAATTGATGAATTAGTCACAGAAGCAAAGCAGCGGACCGATATAATTTTTCTTGATTTTCATGGAGAAGCAACGAGTGAAAAGCAAGCTATGGGTTGGTACCTTGATGGAAGAGTAAGCGCGGTTGTAGGAACTCACACACATACACAAACTGCAGATGAGCGTATATTACCGAATGGAACGGCATATATATCAGATGTTGGTATGACTGGTCCATATGATGGAATATTAGGGGTCGAAAGGGATGCTGTAATTAAGAGGTTTCTTACTTCTATGCCAGTACGTTTTGAAATTACAAAAGAGGGAAGAACACAATTAAACGGATTTCTGGTTACGATCGATAAGAACAATGGAAAAGCTACCCATGTAGAAAGAATTTTAATAAACGAAGACCATCCATTTTTTGGATAA